A region from the Actinoplanes sp. OR16 genome encodes:
- a CDS encoding histidinol-phosphate transaminase produces the protein MIAFNNQPQVLDRVAALPRYVTAAPAPTADALLLASNESPYDPLPSVRQAVVEGSARLHRYPEMHSGELRAALAAGLHVGAEQIVAGTGSVGVLQQIVTAFAQHGDEVVYPWRSFEAYPILIGACGATAVPVPLTGAGEIDLAAMANAIGGSTKIVLLCLPNNPTGTLPPAEAVAGFVAAVPRHVLVVIDEAYLEFSGAGSLCLLRHGNVVVVRTFSKAYGLAGLRIGYAVTTVPIADALRQVFLPFGVTALAQSAALASLRAQDELDARVAAVIAERDRVHTRLCGHGWRVPRSHANFVWLAEPDRAARIGERLRANGVLARVFPGEGVRLTIGTPAMNDSALRVLLS, from the coding sequence GTGATTGCATTCAATAACCAGCCGCAGGTGCTGGACCGGGTCGCCGCACTGCCGCGCTACGTCACGGCCGCGCCGGCGCCGACGGCGGACGCCCTGCTGCTCGCCTCGAACGAATCGCCGTACGACCCGCTGCCGTCGGTGCGGCAGGCCGTCGTCGAGGGAAGCGCCCGGCTGCACCGCTACCCCGAGATGCACTCCGGTGAGCTGCGCGCCGCCCTGGCGGCCGGCCTCCACGTCGGTGCCGAGCAGATCGTCGCGGGCACCGGCAGCGTCGGCGTGCTCCAGCAGATCGTCACGGCGTTCGCACAGCACGGTGACGAGGTCGTCTACCCGTGGCGCTCGTTCGAGGCGTACCCGATCCTGATCGGCGCCTGCGGCGCCACGGCCGTGCCGGTTCCGCTGACCGGCGCCGGCGAGATCGACCTGGCGGCGATGGCGAACGCGATCGGCGGCTCCACCAAGATCGTGCTGCTGTGCCTGCCGAACAACCCGACCGGCACGCTGCCGCCTGCAGAGGCGGTGGCCGGGTTCGTCGCCGCCGTCCCCCGGCATGTCCTGGTCGTGATCGACGAGGCGTATCTGGAGTTCAGCGGCGCCGGCTCGCTCTGTCTGCTGCGGCACGGCAACGTGGTGGTGGTCCGCACCTTCAGCAAGGCGTACGGCCTGGCCGGCCTGCGGATCGGGTACGCCGTGACGACCGTGCCGATCGCCGACGCGCTGCGCCAGGTGTTCCTGCCGTTCGGGGTGACAGCGCTCGCCCAGTCCGCCGCGCTCGCGTCGCTGCGAGCCCAGGACGAGCTGGACGCCCGGGTCGCGGCCGTGATCGCCGAACGCGACCGGGTGCACACGCGGCTGTGCGGTCACGGCTGGCGGGTCCCCCGGTCGCACGCGAACTTCGTCTGGCTCGCCGAGCCGGACCGGGCCGCGCGGATCGGCGAGCGGCTCCGGGCGAACGGGGTCCTCGCCCGGGTGTTCCCCGGCGAGGGTGTGCGGCTCACGATCGGCACGCCCGCCATGAACGACAGCGCGCTGCGGGTGTTGCTGTCGTGA
- a CDS encoding YitT family protein encodes MTRHSAAEDALAMVTGTVLVGTGVYTLAQAGLVTGGTAGLSLLLSYAGPVPFGVLFALVNLPFFAIAARQRGRLFTVLSAIGIGAVSLLSANGPALLGPITPNPVFAVLAGNLLCGTGVLVLFRHGSSLGGFNVIALLAQDRFGWRAGWVLLVFDSLVIAGSALVTPLPLVLASALGAVVLNAVIALNHRPDRYVVPARAA; translated from the coding sequence GTGACGCGGCATTCGGCGGCCGAGGACGCCCTGGCGATGGTGACCGGCACGGTCCTGGTCGGCACCGGTGTCTACACGCTGGCGCAGGCCGGGCTGGTCACCGGCGGCACGGCCGGACTGTCGCTGCTGCTCAGCTATGCCGGACCGGTGCCTTTCGGGGTGCTGTTCGCGCTGGTGAACCTGCCGTTCTTCGCCATCGCCGCCCGGCAGCGCGGCCGGCTGTTCACGGTGCTGTCGGCGATCGGGATCGGCGCGGTGTCGCTGCTGTCGGCGAACGGCCCGGCGCTGCTCGGCCCGATCACGCCGAACCCGGTCTTCGCGGTGCTGGCCGGCAACCTGCTCTGCGGCACCGGCGTTCTGGTGCTGTTCCGTCACGGCTCCAGCCTCGGGGGGTTCAACGTGATCGCCCTGCTCGCCCAGGACCGGTTCGGGTGGCGGGCCGGCTGGGTGCTGCTGGTCTTCGACTCACTGGTGATCGCAGGTTCGGCGCTGGTCACCCCGCTGCCGCTGGTGCTCGCCTCGGCGCTGGGCGCGGTGGTGCTCAACGCGGTGATCGCCCTCAACCATCGCCCGGACCGGTACGTAGTGCCGGCCCGCGCGGCATGA
- a CDS encoding APC family permease: MSDPVTTEPTIAAPATAVALRPDSIGVTGMVFMIVAATAPLTALATNIAVSLGHGVGIGTVGLFLAVAVLLAIFASGYLLLARYVRSAGGQAAFVSFGLGRPAGTATAFIATVAYNAAAAGMTAATGFYASIAVEQYLGVSIPWYVFGAVTLGLLAVLGMRGLRTAEKVTVVSSLLQFVFVAALAVAVAVQRPEGWQLTPLQPGQAFTGNLALSLVFILLSFGGFETSTIYSEEARGGHRSIAAATYLALGLLAVVFVLSTWTLVAAHPDVVAVTAADPGAVVSATGGAYLGDWAGGVILLLITVSFFGAAIAFHNMAARYQFALARAGLLPSALTRTHGAHASPYVSSLVQVAFSVVLLAPFVAAQVDVFTTLFPAISGITALSLVTMMVAASVSVVVARLKGRVRGGWFAAGAAPVVSALVLGAIGLLIVANYSAVTGSDSPVFAVMPLIPAAAAVYGAVRQYRRPDSPGVEGYLDAS; encoded by the coding sequence GTGAGTGACCCGGTGACCACCGAACCCACCATCGCGGCGCCGGCCACCGCCGTGGCCCTGCGGCCGGACAGCATCGGCGTCACCGGCATGGTCTTCATGATCGTTGCTGCCACCGCCCCGCTCACCGCCCTGGCCACCAACATCGCGGTGAGCCTCGGCCACGGCGTCGGCATCGGCACGGTCGGCCTCTTCCTCGCCGTCGCCGTCCTGCTGGCGATCTTCGCCTCCGGATATCTGCTGCTCGCCCGGTACGTGCGCAGCGCCGGCGGGCAGGCCGCGTTCGTCAGCTTCGGCCTCGGCCGCCCGGCCGGGACGGCGACGGCGTTCATCGCGACCGTCGCCTACAACGCCGCGGCGGCCGGCATGACCGCGGCGACCGGCTTCTACGCCTCTATCGCCGTCGAGCAGTACCTGGGCGTGAGCATCCCCTGGTACGTGTTCGGTGCCGTGACGCTCGGCCTGCTCGCGGTCCTCGGCATGCGCGGCCTGCGCACCGCCGAGAAGGTGACCGTCGTCTCCTCGCTGCTGCAGTTCGTCTTCGTGGCGGCCCTCGCCGTCGCGGTCGCGGTGCAGCGGCCCGAGGGATGGCAGCTCACGCCGCTGCAGCCGGGGCAGGCGTTCACCGGCAACCTCGCCCTGAGCCTGGTCTTCATCCTGCTCAGCTTCGGCGGGTTCGAGACGTCGACCATCTACTCCGAGGAGGCGCGGGGCGGGCATCGCAGCATCGCCGCGGCGACGTACCTGGCCCTGGGGCTGCTCGCCGTCGTCTTCGTGCTCTCCACCTGGACGCTGGTGGCGGCCCATCCGGACGTCGTGGCGGTGACCGCGGCCGACCCCGGAGCCGTCGTCAGCGCGACCGGCGGCGCCTACCTCGGCGACTGGGCCGGCGGGGTGATCCTGCTGCTGATCACGGTGAGCTTCTTCGGCGCCGCCATCGCGTTCCACAACATGGCCGCGCGGTACCAGTTCGCCCTGGCGCGCGCCGGGCTGCTCCCGTCGGCGCTGACCCGCACCCATGGAGCCCATGCTTCCCCGTACGTGTCCTCGCTCGTGCAGGTGGCGTTCTCGGTAGTGCTGCTCGCCCCGTTCGTGGCGGCTCAGGTCGACGTGTTCACCACGCTGTTCCCGGCGATCTCCGGGATCACGGCGCTGTCGCTGGTCACCATGATGGTCGCCGCCTCGGTCAGCGTGGTGGTGGCCCGCCTCAAGGGCCGGGTCCGGGGTGGATGGTTCGCCGCCGGCGCCGCGCCGGTGGTGTCGGCGCTCGTGCTCGGCGCCATCGGCCTGCTCATCGTCGCCAACTACTCCGCCGTGACCGGCAGCGACTCCCCGGTCTTCGCGGTGATGCCGCTGATCCCGGCGGCCGCCGCGGTCTACGGGGCGGTCCGGCAGTATCGCCGCCCGGACAGCCCCGGCGTCGAGGGATACCTCGACGCGTCGTAG
- a CDS encoding GntR family transcriptional regulator yields MPDASPPIERAFTVDAVAEALARRISDGEFELGAWIRQAKLAEEYGVSRTPATLALSRLEALGVVERIANRGFRVRLPTARDVAEVIEVRGLLEGHAAFLAAQRISPAQLATLQESVAGFREVVAGLRDGRPEEWARARWHAANAQFHATVFEAAGNRQLATSSELLHHRLPRNTSWSAMRGDVRLLSQNANEHEAIALAIELQDGARARNLAIAHVETARDLMVARLQELV; encoded by the coding sequence ATGCCGGACGCGTCGCCGCCGATCGAGCGGGCCTTCACCGTGGACGCGGTGGCCGAGGCGCTCGCGCGCCGGATCAGCGACGGTGAGTTCGAGCTGGGCGCCTGGATCCGGCAGGCCAAGCTCGCCGAGGAGTACGGGGTCAGCCGCACCCCGGCCACCCTCGCGCTGAGCCGCCTGGAAGCACTCGGCGTGGTCGAGCGCATCGCCAACCGGGGATTCCGGGTGCGGCTGCCCACGGCCCGGGACGTGGCCGAGGTGATCGAGGTGCGCGGGCTGCTGGAGGGGCACGCGGCCTTCCTCGCGGCCCAGCGCATCAGTCCGGCTCAGCTGGCGACGCTGCAGGAGTCGGTCGCCGGGTTCCGTGAGGTGGTGGCCGGGCTGCGCGACGGCAGGCCGGAGGAGTGGGCGCGAGCGCGCTGGCACGCCGCGAACGCGCAGTTCCATGCCACGGTGTTCGAGGCGGCCGGCAACCGTCAGCTGGCGACGTCCTCGGAGTTGCTGCACCATCGGCTGCCGCGCAACACCTCCTGGTCGGCGATGCGCGGTGACGTGCGGCTGCTGTCGCAGAACGCCAACGAGCACGAGGCGATCGCCCTCGCCATCGAGTTGCAGGACGGCGCCCGTGCACGCAATCTGGCGATCGCGCATGTGGAGACTGCTCGGGATCTGATGGTCGCCCGCCTGCAAGAACTCGTGTGA
- a CDS encoding gamma-glutamyltransferase family protein, which yields MSRFTTRPTLRGRMGMAASTHWLATGTAQSVLERGGNAFDAAVAGCLVLHVAEPHLNGPGGDLVGLVAPRGRDPRVLAGQGPAPAGASIAHLRSLGLTSVPGAGGLAAAVPGAFPALLMLLRDLGTWEFADVARYAIDYARTGVRVDERWADIMRTVEPLFREHWPASYALWMPAGRAPRAGETVTNPVWAATLERLVKESRRGRSRDDRLAAVLAAWREGFVARAVTAALARPHRHADGGDHAGVLAMADFLGFRPAWERPVTYRFRGADVVKPPAWGSGPVLLQTLAILSGFPDAELDPSSASGVHAIAEAFKLAFADREGYYGEGADAGPLLGAAYNRERAALIGERAAGTWRPGGGNPYVPELLTPDGAERAGVGEPTVRASGETRGDTCHLDVVDEQGNIASITPSGGWLQSSPAVPDLGFCAGTRLQMTWLDERSPAALRPGRRPRTTLSPTLVMRDGEVVEALGTPGGDQQDQWQLPYLLRRIVGGSDPQEAVDAPAFHTTHVPSSFWPRTWTPGGLVVEDRLGDDVIAELRRRGHAVTVSGPWSLGRLSSVGRDPATGELTAAANPRGGLGYAAGR from the coding sequence ATGAGCCGGTTCACCACGCGCCCGACGCTGCGCGGGCGGATGGGCATGGCGGCGTCCACGCACTGGCTGGCCACCGGTACGGCACAGAGCGTCCTGGAGCGCGGGGGCAACGCGTTCGACGCGGCAGTGGCCGGATGCCTCGTGCTGCACGTCGCCGAGCCACACCTCAACGGCCCGGGCGGCGACCTGGTCGGGCTGGTCGCCCCCCGCGGCCGTGATCCGCGGGTCCTGGCCGGGCAGGGGCCCGCGCCGGCCGGGGCGTCGATCGCCCACCTGCGCTCGCTCGGGCTGACGTCGGTGCCCGGGGCGGGCGGGCTCGCCGCGGCGGTGCCGGGCGCGTTCCCCGCGCTGCTGATGCTGCTGCGCGACCTCGGCACCTGGGAGTTCGCCGACGTGGCGCGATACGCGATCGACTACGCCCGCACCGGTGTACGCGTCGACGAGCGGTGGGCCGACATCATGCGCACCGTCGAGCCGCTGTTCCGGGAGCACTGGCCGGCGTCGTACGCGCTCTGGATGCCCGCCGGCCGGGCGCCGCGAGCCGGCGAGACGGTCACGAACCCGGTCTGGGCGGCGACCCTGGAACGCCTGGTGAAGGAGTCCCGCCGCGGGCGCAGCCGCGACGACCGGCTGGCCGCGGTGCTCGCCGCCTGGCGGGAGGGCTTCGTCGCCCGGGCGGTGACGGCGGCGCTGGCCCGGCCGCACCGGCACGCCGACGGCGGCGACCACGCCGGCGTCCTTGCGATGGCCGACTTCCTGGGGTTCCGGCCGGCCTGGGAGCGGCCGGTGACCTACCGGTTCCGGGGCGCCGACGTGGTCAAGCCGCCGGCGTGGGGTTCGGGTCCGGTGCTGCTGCAGACCCTGGCGATCCTGTCCGGGTTCCCGGACGCCGAGCTCGACCCGTCGTCGGCCTCGGGGGTGCACGCGATCGCGGAGGCGTTCAAGCTGGCCTTCGCTGATCGGGAGGGCTACTACGGTGAGGGCGCCGACGCCGGTCCGCTGCTCGGCGCCGCCTACAACCGGGAGCGGGCCGCGCTGATCGGCGAGCGCGCCGCCGGCACATGGCGGCCGGGCGGCGGGAACCCGTACGTCCCGGAACTGCTCACCCCGGACGGCGCGGAACGCGCGGGCGTGGGCGAGCCGACGGTGCGCGCGTCGGGGGAGACCCGCGGCGACACCTGCCACCTCGACGTGGTCGACGAGCAGGGCAACATCGCGAGCATCACGCCTTCGGGCGGCTGGCTGCAGTCCTCGCCGGCGGTGCCGGACCTCGGCTTCTGCGCCGGCACCCGGTTGCAGATGACGTGGCTGGACGAGCGGTCACCGGCGGCGCTGCGGCCCGGCCGGCGACCGCGGACCACCCTGTCGCCGACTCTGGTGATGCGCGACGGCGAGGTGGTCGAGGCGCTCGGCACACCCGGCGGTGACCAGCAGGACCAGTGGCAGCTGCCCTATCTGCTGCGCCGGATCGTCGGCGGATCCGACCCGCAGGAGGCGGTCGACGCGCCGGCGTTCCACACCACCCACGTGCCGAGTTCGTTCTGGCCGCGCACGTGGACGCCGGGCGGGCTGGTGGTCGAGGACCGGCTCGGTGACGACGTGATCGCCGAGCTGCGGCGGCGCGGGCACGCGGTGACGGTGAGCGGTCCGTGGTCGCTGGGCCGGCTGTCGTCGGTCGGGCGGGACCCGGCGACCGGCGAACTGACCGCCGCCGCGAACCCGCGCGGCGGCCTCGGGTACGCCGCGGGCCGCTGA
- a CDS encoding alpha/beta fold hydrolase, which produces MTNGTPLLLLHGAESGASQYLDLIGSLPASITPIAYDQRDTGSDVAAAPYRLEDLADDAAAVLDSRGLDQAHVLGTSFGGAVAQHLALRHPARVRSLILLATTASPGPVQEYLRVSASIPDTQRRQWVLDGAVSPAGQRDPALLQRVRASVVERTPQQRARRLGALAEHDTTTLVERILAPTLVIHGDDDPVIPVSSGRFLARTIPGAELAVLAGGRHALAFEFRDQVADLVSTFVGKHDRDRS; this is translated from the coding sequence ATGACCAACGGCACCCCCCTCCTTCTGCTGCACGGCGCCGAGAGCGGCGCCTCCCAATACCTCGACCTGATCGGCTCGCTGCCGGCTTCGATCACCCCGATCGCGTACGACCAGCGCGACACCGGATCGGACGTCGCCGCCGCGCCCTACCGTCTCGAAGATCTCGCCGACGACGCGGCCGCCGTCCTCGACAGCCGCGGCCTGGATCAGGCGCATGTGCTGGGCACCTCGTTCGGCGGTGCGGTCGCCCAGCATCTGGCGCTGCGGCACCCCGCGCGAGTGCGGTCGCTGATCCTGCTGGCCACGACCGCCTCACCGGGGCCGGTCCAGGAATACCTGCGGGTCAGCGCATCGATCCCGGACACCCAGCGTCGGCAGTGGGTGCTCGACGGCGCGGTCAGCCCGGCCGGGCAGCGCGACCCGGCCCTGCTGCAACGCGTGCGGGCCTCGGTGGTGGAGCGCACGCCGCAGCAGCGTGCCCGGCGGCTGGGCGCACTCGCCGAGCACGACACCACGACCCTGGTCGAGCGGATCCTCGCGCCCACGCTGGTGATCCACGGCGACGACGACCCGGTGATCCCGGTGTCGTCCGGGCGGTTCCTGGCCCGGACGATCCCCGGCGCCGAACTCGCCGTGCTGGCCGGTGGCCGGCACGCGCTGGCGTTCGAATTCCGTGACCAGGTCGCCGACCTGGTCAGCACGTTCGTCGGCAAGCACGACCGGGACCGGTCATGA
- a CDS encoding YoaK family protein gives MRPTALMLALTFSTGIVDAIGYLGLDRVFTGNMTGNVVILGMALAGADDLPVAGPVIALAAFVAGAAIAGRVARRAGGPGWTGSTTGLLVVVAILLAASALPGARDEAPAAFVATALLGVAMGLQAGAARTVAVADVTTVVVTSTLVGLAFDSPAGAGRPQPWQRRLLAVALIGAGALTGALMLHLHFAAGAGVAALVTAAVAVAGHLTPSRRETP, from the coding sequence ATGAGGCCTACGGCGCTGATGCTCGCGCTGACGTTCTCCACCGGGATCGTCGACGCGATCGGATACCTCGGCCTCGACCGCGTCTTCACCGGCAACATGACCGGCAACGTGGTGATCCTCGGCATGGCCCTGGCCGGCGCCGACGATCTGCCGGTGGCCGGGCCGGTGATCGCCCTGGCGGCGTTCGTGGCTGGCGCCGCGATCGCGGGCCGGGTGGCGCGACGAGCCGGCGGTCCGGGCTGGACCGGAAGCACCACCGGTCTGCTGGTCGTGGTCGCCATCCTGCTGGCGGCGTCCGCGCTGCCCGGCGCGAGGGACGAGGCCCCTGCGGCGTTCGTCGCCACCGCGCTGCTCGGGGTCGCGATGGGTCTGCAGGCCGGCGCCGCTCGCACCGTCGCGGTCGCCGACGTCACCACCGTCGTGGTGACCTCGACGCTGGTCGGGCTCGCGTTCGACTCGCCGGCCGGCGCCGGTCGCCCGCAGCCGTGGCAGCGCCGGCTGCTCGCGGTCGCGCTCATCGGCGCGGGCGCGCTCACCGGAGCCCTGATGCTGCACCTGCACTTCGCGGCCGGCGCCGGCGTCGCCGCGCTCGTCACCGCGGCCGTCGCCGTCGCCGGTCACCTGACCCCGTCCCGGAGAGAGACCCCATGA
- a CDS encoding FAD-dependent monooxygenase, protein MAILVAGASIAGLSVAQQLIARGHQVTVVERAPALRTAGSPIDVRGAALRVAEERGILGRIQQNRVVNSGRALFTTFVDARGVPVAALPNAEAADSEHDIEIARDRLVAILHDAIGDRAEFVFGDAVAGVAQDHTGVDVTFASGSERRFDLVVGADGIHSTVRRAVFGPEFQFRRHLDAYFAIVDLPLGCGVHGESITFNAPGRMAGISDFGNRTLGFLAFRSPERAYDYHSLDAQRQLIEEAFAGEQGWRCGFLMDAVRSAPDLYFDSVSQVHMPSWSSGRVVLAGDAAHAAALFSGRGTSLAMIGAAMLGEELGAATAGHPAAFAGYERRLRPYVHEAQAGVTYARDLLVPETTAAITDRNRRFPLLAAG, encoded by the coding sequence ATGGCAATACTCGTGGCGGGCGCGAGCATCGCGGGTCTGAGCGTCGCTCAGCAACTCATCGCGCGAGGGCACCAGGTGACCGTCGTGGAGCGCGCGCCCGCGCTGCGCACGGCGGGATCACCGATCGATGTGCGCGGTGCGGCCCTGAGGGTGGCCGAGGAGAGGGGAATCCTCGGCCGCATACAACAGAACCGCGTGGTGAACAGCGGCCGTGCTCTGTTCACCACGTTCGTCGACGCCCGCGGTGTGCCGGTGGCGGCGCTGCCGAACGCCGAGGCGGCCGACTCCGAGCACGACATCGAGATCGCGCGGGACCGGCTCGTCGCGATCCTGCACGACGCGATCGGTGACCGGGCCGAGTTCGTGTTCGGCGACGCGGTGGCGGGTGTGGCGCAGGACCACACCGGGGTGGACGTCACGTTCGCGAGCGGATCCGAGCGCCGCTTCGACCTGGTCGTGGGCGCCGACGGCATCCACTCCACGGTCCGCCGGGCGGTGTTCGGGCCGGAATTCCAGTTCCGGCGGCACCTCGACGCCTACTTCGCCATCGTGGATCTGCCGCTGGGCTGCGGGGTGCACGGCGAGAGCATCACCTTCAACGCGCCGGGTCGGATGGCCGGCATCTCCGACTTCGGCAACCGGACCCTGGGCTTCCTGGCGTTCCGCAGCCCGGAGCGCGCCTACGACTACCACAGCCTCGACGCGCAGCGGCAGCTCATCGAGGAGGCCTTCGCCGGCGAACAGGGCTGGCGCTGCGGTTTCCTGATGGACGCCGTCCGGTCCGCGCCCGACCTCTACTTCGACTCGGTCAGCCAGGTGCACATGCCGTCCTGGTCGTCGGGCCGGGTCGTGCTGGCCGGGGACGCCGCCCACGCGGCAGCGCTCTTCTCCGGCCGCGGCACCTCGCTCGCGATGATCGGCGCGGCCATGCTGGGCGAGGAGCTGGGTGCGGCGACCGCCGGCCATCCGGCGGCATTCGCGGGGTACGAGCGGAGGCTGCGCCCGTACGTCCACGAGGCACAGGCCGGGGTGACCTACGCACGGGACCTGCTGGTGCCCGAGACCACGGCGGCGATAACCGATCGCAACCGCCGGTTCCCGCTGCTCGCCGCCGGATGA